One genomic segment of Hordeum vulgare subsp. vulgare chromosome 2H, MorexV3_pseudomolecules_assembly, whole genome shotgun sequence includes these proteins:
- the LOC123428408 gene encoding receptor-like serine/threonine-protein kinase SD1-8 isoform X4: MRAPPPSLLPLLVAAAFLSLSIATDKIDQTASIAGNQTLESAGGVFRLGFFVPPGSSDGRAYVGIWYAAIPEQTVVWVANRRNPVVRPPGVLSLSADGRLVILDGRNATVWSSDDAAGSGGVATRATAQLLDNGNLVVSHGGESQSGSTGRTGLAWESFDYPTDTLLPGMKLGVDGRSSISRNITSWRSPADPSPGDYTFKLVSGGLPEFFLFRNLSKTYASGPWNGAALTGVPNLKSRDFIFTVLSNPDETYYTYYVSDPSVLSRFVLNGTTGQVQRFSWHRSGGGGGGWSSFWHFPLDPCDSYARCGAFGYCDVGQSPLCSCLPGFQPRWPQRWSLGDGSGGCVRRTNLSCGAGDGFWTVSRMKLPEATSATVHAGMTLDRCRQLCLGNCSCGAYAAADVSGGINRGCVVWAVDLIDMRQYPEVVQDVYIRLAQSEVDALTAAANRRRSHVVLVIAVVASISGVLLLGAFAFCCLCFWRNRAAAETAAAGGARDDDVLRLRAKKHPRDDRRFSDENKMSGEEDDLDLRLFDLAVILAATDNFAADSKIGQGGFGPVYLGRLENGQEVAVKRLSRKSAQGVEEFKNEVKLIAKLQHRNLVRLLGCCTDGDERMLVYEFMHNNSLDTFIFGDGEKRKLLRWNTRFEIITGIARGLLYLHEDSRLRIIHRDMKASNVLLDRNMIPKISDFGIARMFGGDQTTAYTLKVIGTYGYMSPEYAMDGVFSMKSDIYSFGVMVLEIVTGKKNRGFYDAELDLNLLGVDVVEGRQKY; this comes from the exons ATGAGGGCGCCGCCGCcctcccttcttcctctcctgGTCGCCGCCGCCTTCCTGTCCCTCTCAATCGCCACAGACAAGATCGACCAGACAGCGTCCATCGCCGGCAACCAGACGCTCGAGTCGGCCGGCGGGGTGTTCAGGCTCGGCTTCTTCGTCCCGCCCGGCAGCTCCGACGGCAGAGCCTACGTCGGCATCTGGTACGCCGCCATCCCGGAGCAGACGGTCGTGTGGGTCGCCAATCGCCGGAACCCGGTCGTGAGACCTCCCGGCGTCCTCAGCCTCTCCGCCGATGGCCGGCTTGTCATCCTCGACGGTCGTAACGCCACCGTGTGGTCCTCCGACGACGCGGCCGGCTCGGGCGGCGTAGCCACCCGCGCCACCGCGCAGCTGCTCGACAACGGCAACCTGGTCGTGAGCCATGGCGGGGAAAGTCAAAGTGGCTCGACGGGTCGGACCGGCTTGGCGTGGGAGAGCTTCGACTACCCGACGGACACGCTGCTCCCCGGCATGAAGCTCGGGGTGGACGGCAGGAGCAGCATCTCCAGGAACATCACGTCGTGGCGCAGCCCGGCCGACCCCTCGCCGGGGGACTACACGTTCAAGCTCGTCAGCGGCGGcctgccggagttcttcctcttccGGAACCTGTCCAAGACGTACGCGAGCGGGCCGTGGAACGGCGCGGCGCTCACCGGCGTGCCCAACCTCAAGTCCAGGGACTTCATATTCACGGTCCTGTCCAACCCCGACGAGACCTACTACACCTACTACGTCAGCGACCCGTCCGTGCTGTCGCGGTTCGTCCTCAACGGCACGACGGGGCAAGTGCAGCGCTTCTCGTGGCACcgtagcggcggcggcggcggcgggtggagCAGCTTCTGGCACTTCCCGCTCGACCCGTGCGACAGCTACGCCAGGTGCGGGGCGTTCGGGTACTGCGACGTCGGCCAGTCCCCGTTGTGCAGCTGCCTGCCGGGGTTCCAGCCGCGGTGGCCGCAACGGTGGAGCCTCGGCGACGGCTCCGGCGGCTGCGTCAGAAGGACCAACCTGAGCTGCGGGGCCGGAGACGGGTTCTGGACAGTGAGCCGGATGAAGCTGCCGGAGGCGACCAGCGCGACGGTGCACGCCGGCATGACCTTGGACCGGTGCAGGCAGCTGTGCCTCGGCAACTGCAGCTGCGGGGCGTACGCCGCGGCGGACGTCAGCGGGGGCATCAACCGCGGGTGCGTCGTCTGGGCCGTGGATCTCATCGACATGCGGCAGTACCCGGAGGTCGTGCAGGATGTGTACATCCGCCTCGCGCAGTCCGAGGTCGATGCCTTGACCGCTGCAG CTAACCGGCGACGAAGCCATGTCGTGCTTGTGATCGCCGTCGTCGCGAGTATCTCCGGCGTGCTTCTTCTTGGAGCCTTTGCCTTTTGCTGTCTCTGTTTCTGGAGAAACAGGGCGGCTGCTGAaacggcggcggccggcggcgctcGGGACGACGACGTGCTTCGATTACGGGCCAAGAAACACCCACGAGATGATCGGCGGTTCTCCGATGAGAACAAGATGAGCGGCGAGGAAGATGATCTTGACCTCCGGTTGTTCGATCTGGCGGTGATCCTGGCGGCCACGGACAACTTCGCCGCCGACAGTAAGATTGGACAAGGTGGATTTGGCCCTGTCTATCTG GGAAGGCTTGAGAATGGGCAGGAAGTGGCTGTCAAGAGGCTGTCGAGGAAATCAGCACAGGGGGTGGAGGAATTCAAGAACGAGGTGAAGCTCATAGCCAAGCTCCAGCACCGGAATCTCGTGAGGCTGCTCGGCTGCTGCACCGACGGCGACGAGAGGATGCTCGTCTACGAATTCATGCACAACAACAGCCTCGACACCTTCATATTTGGTG ATGGAGAAAAACGCAAGTTACTAAGATGGAACACACGCTTCGAGATCATCACAGGAATTGCACGGGGCCTGCTCTACCTCCACGAGGATTCAAGGCTCAGGATCATCCATAGGGATATGAAGGCAAGCAACGTGCTATTGGACAGAAACATGATCCCTAAAATCTCAGACTTCGGCATCGCAAGGATGTTCGGTGGTGATCAGACAACCGCATACACCTTGAAAGTCATCGGGACATA CGGCTACATGTCGCCGGAGTATGCCATGGATGGCGTGTTCTCCATGAAATCTGATATCTACAGCTTCGGTGTCATGGTGCTAGAGATCGTCACCGGCAAGAAGAACCGAGGCTTTTATGATGCCGAGCTTGATCTAAACCTCCTCG GCGTGGACGTTGTGGAAGGAAGGCAGAAGTACTGA
- the LOC123428408 gene encoding receptor-like serine/threonine-protein kinase SD1-8 isoform X2 — protein MRAPPPSLLPLLVAAAFLSLSIATDKIDQTASIAGNQTLESAGGVFRLGFFVPPGSSDGRAYVGIWYAAIPEQTVVWVANRRNPVVRPPGVLSLSADGRLVILDGRNATVWSSDDAAGSGGVATRATAQLLDNGNLVVSHGGESQSGSTGRTGLAWESFDYPTDTLLPGMKLGVDGRSSISRNITSWRSPADPSPGDYTFKLVSGGLPEFFLFRNLSKTYASGPWNGAALTGVPNLKSRDFIFTVLSNPDETYYTYYVSDPSVLSRFVLNGTTGQVQRFSWHRSGGGGGGWSSFWHFPLDPCDSYARCGAFGYCDVGQSPLCSCLPGFQPRWPQRWSLGDGSGGCVRRTNLSCGAGDGFWTVSRMKLPEATSATVHAGMTLDRCRQLCLGNCSCGAYAAADVSGGINRGCVVWAVDLIDMRQYPEVVQDVYIRLAQSEVDALTAAANRRRSHVVLVIAVVASISGVLLLGAFAFCCLCFWRNRAAAETAAAGGARDDDVLRLRAKKHPRDDRRFSDENKMSGEEDDLDLRLFDLAVILAATDNFAADSKIGQGGFGPVYLGRLENGQEVAVKRLSRKSAQGVEEFKNEVKLIAKLQHRNLVRLLGCCTDGDERMLVYEFMHNNSLDTFIFGDGEKRKLLRWNTRFEIITGIARGLLYLHEDSRLRIIHRDMKASNVLLDRNMIPKISDFGIARMFGGDQTTAYTLKVIGTYGYMSPEYAMDGVFSMKSDIYSFGVMVLEIVTGKKNRGFYDAELDLNLLGYAWTLWKEGRSTELLDEAMMGSSCDHSQVRRCIQVALLCVDMNPRNRPLMSSIAMMLATENATLPEPNEPGGNIGKSTSDGELSQTQSELTVTVTDTR, from the exons ATGAGGGCGCCGCCGCcctcccttcttcctctcctgGTCGCCGCCGCCTTCCTGTCCCTCTCAATCGCCACAGACAAGATCGACCAGACAGCGTCCATCGCCGGCAACCAGACGCTCGAGTCGGCCGGCGGGGTGTTCAGGCTCGGCTTCTTCGTCCCGCCCGGCAGCTCCGACGGCAGAGCCTACGTCGGCATCTGGTACGCCGCCATCCCGGAGCAGACGGTCGTGTGGGTCGCCAATCGCCGGAACCCGGTCGTGAGACCTCCCGGCGTCCTCAGCCTCTCCGCCGATGGCCGGCTTGTCATCCTCGACGGTCGTAACGCCACCGTGTGGTCCTCCGACGACGCGGCCGGCTCGGGCGGCGTAGCCACCCGCGCCACCGCGCAGCTGCTCGACAACGGCAACCTGGTCGTGAGCCATGGCGGGGAAAGTCAAAGTGGCTCGACGGGTCGGACCGGCTTGGCGTGGGAGAGCTTCGACTACCCGACGGACACGCTGCTCCCCGGCATGAAGCTCGGGGTGGACGGCAGGAGCAGCATCTCCAGGAACATCACGTCGTGGCGCAGCCCGGCCGACCCCTCGCCGGGGGACTACACGTTCAAGCTCGTCAGCGGCGGcctgccggagttcttcctcttccGGAACCTGTCCAAGACGTACGCGAGCGGGCCGTGGAACGGCGCGGCGCTCACCGGCGTGCCCAACCTCAAGTCCAGGGACTTCATATTCACGGTCCTGTCCAACCCCGACGAGACCTACTACACCTACTACGTCAGCGACCCGTCCGTGCTGTCGCGGTTCGTCCTCAACGGCACGACGGGGCAAGTGCAGCGCTTCTCGTGGCACcgtagcggcggcggcggcggcgggtggagCAGCTTCTGGCACTTCCCGCTCGACCCGTGCGACAGCTACGCCAGGTGCGGGGCGTTCGGGTACTGCGACGTCGGCCAGTCCCCGTTGTGCAGCTGCCTGCCGGGGTTCCAGCCGCGGTGGCCGCAACGGTGGAGCCTCGGCGACGGCTCCGGCGGCTGCGTCAGAAGGACCAACCTGAGCTGCGGGGCCGGAGACGGGTTCTGGACAGTGAGCCGGATGAAGCTGCCGGAGGCGACCAGCGCGACGGTGCACGCCGGCATGACCTTGGACCGGTGCAGGCAGCTGTGCCTCGGCAACTGCAGCTGCGGGGCGTACGCCGCGGCGGACGTCAGCGGGGGCATCAACCGCGGGTGCGTCGTCTGGGCCGTGGATCTCATCGACATGCGGCAGTACCCGGAGGTCGTGCAGGATGTGTACATCCGCCTCGCGCAGTCCGAGGTCGATGCCTTGACCGCTGCAG CTAACCGGCGACGAAGCCATGTCGTGCTTGTGATCGCCGTCGTCGCGAGTATCTCCGGCGTGCTTCTTCTTGGAGCCTTTGCCTTTTGCTGTCTCTGTTTCTGGAGAAACAGGGCGGCTGCTGAaacggcggcggccggcggcgctcGGGACGACGACGTGCTTCGATTACGGGCCAAGAAACACCCACGAGATGATCGGCGGTTCTCCGATGAGAACAAGATGAGCGGCGAGGAAGATGATCTTGACCTCCGGTTGTTCGATCTGGCGGTGATCCTGGCGGCCACGGACAACTTCGCCGCCGACAGTAAGATTGGACAAGGTGGATTTGGCCCTGTCTATCTG GGAAGGCTTGAGAATGGGCAGGAAGTGGCTGTCAAGAGGCTGTCGAGGAAATCAGCACAGGGGGTGGAGGAATTCAAGAACGAGGTGAAGCTCATAGCCAAGCTCCAGCACCGGAATCTCGTGAGGCTGCTCGGCTGCTGCACCGACGGCGACGAGAGGATGCTCGTCTACGAATTCATGCACAACAACAGCCTCGACACCTTCATATTTGGTG ATGGAGAAAAACGCAAGTTACTAAGATGGAACACACGCTTCGAGATCATCACAGGAATTGCACGGGGCCTGCTCTACCTCCACGAGGATTCAAGGCTCAGGATCATCCATAGGGATATGAAGGCAAGCAACGTGCTATTGGACAGAAACATGATCCCTAAAATCTCAGACTTCGGCATCGCAAGGATGTTCGGTGGTGATCAGACAACCGCATACACCTTGAAAGTCATCGGGACATA CGGCTACATGTCGCCGGAGTATGCCATGGATGGCGTGTTCTCCATGAAATCTGATATCTACAGCTTCGGTGTCATGGTGCTAGAGATCGTCACCGGCAAGAAGAACCGAGGCTTTTATGATGCCGAGCTTGATCTAAACCTCCTCGGTTAC GCGTGGACGTTGTGGAAGGAAGGCAGAAGTACTGAACTGCTTGATGAGGCGATGATGGGCAGTAGCTGCGATCACAGCCAGGTGCGGAGATGCATACAAGTTGCTCTCTTGTGTGTTGACATGAATCCTAGGAATAGGCCACTCATGTCTTCAATTGCCATGATGTTGGCCACCGAGAATGCCACGCTGCCAGAGCCAAATGAGCCTGGAGGAAACATCGGAAAGAGCACGTCGGACGGAGAATTATCCCAAACTCAAAGTGAGTTGACCGTAACTGTAACGGATACTCGGTAG
- the LOC123428408 gene encoding receptor-like serine/threonine-protein kinase SD1-8 isoform X3 encodes MRAPPPSLLPLLVAAAFLSLSIATDKIDQTASIAGNQTLESAGGVFRLGFFVPPGSSDGRAYVGIWYAAIPEQTVVWVANRRNPVVRPPGVLSLSADGRLVILDGRNATVWSSDDAAGSGGVATRATAQLLDNGNLVVSHGGESQSGSTGRTGLAWESFDYPTDTLLPGMKLGVDGRSSISRNITSWRSPADPSPGDYTFKLVSGGLPEFFLFRNLSKTYASGPWNGAALTGVPNLKSRDFIFTVLSNPDETYYTYYVSDPSVLSRFVLNGTTGQVQRFSWHRSGGGGGGWSSFWHFPLDPCDSYARCGAFGYCDVGQSPLCSCLPGFQPRWPQRWSLGDGSGGCVRRTNLSCGAGDGFWTVSRMKLPEATSATVHAGMTLDRCRQLCLGNCSCGAYAAADVSGGINRGCVVWAVDLIDMRQYPEVVQDVYIRLAQSEVDALTAAANRRRSHVVLVIAVVASISGVLLLGAFAFCCLCFWRNRAAAETAAAGGARDDDVLRLRAKKHPRDDRRFSDENKMSGEEDDLDLRLFDLAVILAATDNFAADSKIGQGGFGPVYLGRLENGQEVAVKRLSRKSAQGVEEFKNEVKLIAKLQHRNLVRLLGCCTDGDERMLVYEFMHNNSLDTFIFGGQIVFASSSCHILNGEKRKLLRWNTRFEIITGIARGLLYLHEDSRLRIIHRDMKASNVLLDRNMIPKISDFGIARMFGGDQTTAYTLKVIGTYGYMSPEYAMDGVFSMKSDIYSFGVMVLEIVTGKKNRGFYDAELDLNLLGVDVVEGRQKY; translated from the exons ATGAGGGCGCCGCCGCcctcccttcttcctctcctgGTCGCCGCCGCCTTCCTGTCCCTCTCAATCGCCACAGACAAGATCGACCAGACAGCGTCCATCGCCGGCAACCAGACGCTCGAGTCGGCCGGCGGGGTGTTCAGGCTCGGCTTCTTCGTCCCGCCCGGCAGCTCCGACGGCAGAGCCTACGTCGGCATCTGGTACGCCGCCATCCCGGAGCAGACGGTCGTGTGGGTCGCCAATCGCCGGAACCCGGTCGTGAGACCTCCCGGCGTCCTCAGCCTCTCCGCCGATGGCCGGCTTGTCATCCTCGACGGTCGTAACGCCACCGTGTGGTCCTCCGACGACGCGGCCGGCTCGGGCGGCGTAGCCACCCGCGCCACCGCGCAGCTGCTCGACAACGGCAACCTGGTCGTGAGCCATGGCGGGGAAAGTCAAAGTGGCTCGACGGGTCGGACCGGCTTGGCGTGGGAGAGCTTCGACTACCCGACGGACACGCTGCTCCCCGGCATGAAGCTCGGGGTGGACGGCAGGAGCAGCATCTCCAGGAACATCACGTCGTGGCGCAGCCCGGCCGACCCCTCGCCGGGGGACTACACGTTCAAGCTCGTCAGCGGCGGcctgccggagttcttcctcttccGGAACCTGTCCAAGACGTACGCGAGCGGGCCGTGGAACGGCGCGGCGCTCACCGGCGTGCCCAACCTCAAGTCCAGGGACTTCATATTCACGGTCCTGTCCAACCCCGACGAGACCTACTACACCTACTACGTCAGCGACCCGTCCGTGCTGTCGCGGTTCGTCCTCAACGGCACGACGGGGCAAGTGCAGCGCTTCTCGTGGCACcgtagcggcggcggcggcggcgggtggagCAGCTTCTGGCACTTCCCGCTCGACCCGTGCGACAGCTACGCCAGGTGCGGGGCGTTCGGGTACTGCGACGTCGGCCAGTCCCCGTTGTGCAGCTGCCTGCCGGGGTTCCAGCCGCGGTGGCCGCAACGGTGGAGCCTCGGCGACGGCTCCGGCGGCTGCGTCAGAAGGACCAACCTGAGCTGCGGGGCCGGAGACGGGTTCTGGACAGTGAGCCGGATGAAGCTGCCGGAGGCGACCAGCGCGACGGTGCACGCCGGCATGACCTTGGACCGGTGCAGGCAGCTGTGCCTCGGCAACTGCAGCTGCGGGGCGTACGCCGCGGCGGACGTCAGCGGGGGCATCAACCGCGGGTGCGTCGTCTGGGCCGTGGATCTCATCGACATGCGGCAGTACCCGGAGGTCGTGCAGGATGTGTACATCCGCCTCGCGCAGTCCGAGGTCGATGCCTTGACCGCTGCAG CTAACCGGCGACGAAGCCATGTCGTGCTTGTGATCGCCGTCGTCGCGAGTATCTCCGGCGTGCTTCTTCTTGGAGCCTTTGCCTTTTGCTGTCTCTGTTTCTGGAGAAACAGGGCGGCTGCTGAaacggcggcggccggcggcgctcGGGACGACGACGTGCTTCGATTACGGGCCAAGAAACACCCACGAGATGATCGGCGGTTCTCCGATGAGAACAAGATGAGCGGCGAGGAAGATGATCTTGACCTCCGGTTGTTCGATCTGGCGGTGATCCTGGCGGCCACGGACAACTTCGCCGCCGACAGTAAGATTGGACAAGGTGGATTTGGCCCTGTCTATCTG GGAAGGCTTGAGAATGGGCAGGAAGTGGCTGTCAAGAGGCTGTCGAGGAAATCAGCACAGGGGGTGGAGGAATTCAAGAACGAGGTGAAGCTCATAGCCAAGCTCCAGCACCGGAATCTCGTGAGGCTGCTCGGCTGCTGCACCGACGGCGACGAGAGGATGCTCGTCTACGAATTCATGCACAACAACAGCCTCGACACCTTCATATTTGGTGGTCAGATCGTCTTTGCATCTTCTTCATGCCACATTTTGA ATGGAGAAAAACGCAAGTTACTAAGATGGAACACACGCTTCGAGATCATCACAGGAATTGCACGGGGCCTGCTCTACCTCCACGAGGATTCAAGGCTCAGGATCATCCATAGGGATATGAAGGCAAGCAACGTGCTATTGGACAGAAACATGATCCCTAAAATCTCAGACTTCGGCATCGCAAGGATGTTCGGTGGTGATCAGACAACCGCATACACCTTGAAAGTCATCGGGACATA CGGCTACATGTCGCCGGAGTATGCCATGGATGGCGTGTTCTCCATGAAATCTGATATCTACAGCTTCGGTGTCATGGTGCTAGAGATCGTCACCGGCAAGAAGAACCGAGGCTTTTATGATGCCGAGCTTGATCTAAACCTCCTCG GCGTGGACGTTGTGGAAGGAAGGCAGAAGTACTGA
- the LOC123428408 gene encoding G-type lectin S-receptor-like serine/threonine-protein kinase At4g27290 isoform X1, whose amino-acid sequence MRAPPPSLLPLLVAAAFLSLSIATDKIDQTASIAGNQTLESAGGVFRLGFFVPPGSSDGRAYVGIWYAAIPEQTVVWVANRRNPVVRPPGVLSLSADGRLVILDGRNATVWSSDDAAGSGGVATRATAQLLDNGNLVVSHGGESQSGSTGRTGLAWESFDYPTDTLLPGMKLGVDGRSSISRNITSWRSPADPSPGDYTFKLVSGGLPEFFLFRNLSKTYASGPWNGAALTGVPNLKSRDFIFTVLSNPDETYYTYYVSDPSVLSRFVLNGTTGQVQRFSWHRSGGGGGGWSSFWHFPLDPCDSYARCGAFGYCDVGQSPLCSCLPGFQPRWPQRWSLGDGSGGCVRRTNLSCGAGDGFWTVSRMKLPEATSATVHAGMTLDRCRQLCLGNCSCGAYAAADVSGGINRGCVVWAVDLIDMRQYPEVVQDVYIRLAQSEVDALTAAANRRRSHVVLVIAVVASISGVLLLGAFAFCCLCFWRNRAAAETAAAGGARDDDVLRLRAKKHPRDDRRFSDENKMSGEEDDLDLRLFDLAVILAATDNFAADSKIGQGGFGPVYLGRLENGQEVAVKRLSRKSAQGVEEFKNEVKLIAKLQHRNLVRLLGCCTDGDERMLVYEFMHNNSLDTFIFGGQIVFASSSCHILNGEKRKLLRWNTRFEIITGIARGLLYLHEDSRLRIIHRDMKASNVLLDRNMIPKISDFGIARMFGGDQTTAYTLKVIGTYGYMSPEYAMDGVFSMKSDIYSFGVMVLEIVTGKKNRGFYDAELDLNLLGYAWTLWKEGRSTELLDEAMMGSSCDHSQVRRCIQVALLCVDMNPRNRPLMSSIAMMLATENATLPEPNEPGGNIGKSTSDGELSQTQSELTVTVTDTR is encoded by the exons ATGAGGGCGCCGCCGCcctcccttcttcctctcctgGTCGCCGCCGCCTTCCTGTCCCTCTCAATCGCCACAGACAAGATCGACCAGACAGCGTCCATCGCCGGCAACCAGACGCTCGAGTCGGCCGGCGGGGTGTTCAGGCTCGGCTTCTTCGTCCCGCCCGGCAGCTCCGACGGCAGAGCCTACGTCGGCATCTGGTACGCCGCCATCCCGGAGCAGACGGTCGTGTGGGTCGCCAATCGCCGGAACCCGGTCGTGAGACCTCCCGGCGTCCTCAGCCTCTCCGCCGATGGCCGGCTTGTCATCCTCGACGGTCGTAACGCCACCGTGTGGTCCTCCGACGACGCGGCCGGCTCGGGCGGCGTAGCCACCCGCGCCACCGCGCAGCTGCTCGACAACGGCAACCTGGTCGTGAGCCATGGCGGGGAAAGTCAAAGTGGCTCGACGGGTCGGACCGGCTTGGCGTGGGAGAGCTTCGACTACCCGACGGACACGCTGCTCCCCGGCATGAAGCTCGGGGTGGACGGCAGGAGCAGCATCTCCAGGAACATCACGTCGTGGCGCAGCCCGGCCGACCCCTCGCCGGGGGACTACACGTTCAAGCTCGTCAGCGGCGGcctgccggagttcttcctcttccGGAACCTGTCCAAGACGTACGCGAGCGGGCCGTGGAACGGCGCGGCGCTCACCGGCGTGCCCAACCTCAAGTCCAGGGACTTCATATTCACGGTCCTGTCCAACCCCGACGAGACCTACTACACCTACTACGTCAGCGACCCGTCCGTGCTGTCGCGGTTCGTCCTCAACGGCACGACGGGGCAAGTGCAGCGCTTCTCGTGGCACcgtagcggcggcggcggcggcgggtggagCAGCTTCTGGCACTTCCCGCTCGACCCGTGCGACAGCTACGCCAGGTGCGGGGCGTTCGGGTACTGCGACGTCGGCCAGTCCCCGTTGTGCAGCTGCCTGCCGGGGTTCCAGCCGCGGTGGCCGCAACGGTGGAGCCTCGGCGACGGCTCCGGCGGCTGCGTCAGAAGGACCAACCTGAGCTGCGGGGCCGGAGACGGGTTCTGGACAGTGAGCCGGATGAAGCTGCCGGAGGCGACCAGCGCGACGGTGCACGCCGGCATGACCTTGGACCGGTGCAGGCAGCTGTGCCTCGGCAACTGCAGCTGCGGGGCGTACGCCGCGGCGGACGTCAGCGGGGGCATCAACCGCGGGTGCGTCGTCTGGGCCGTGGATCTCATCGACATGCGGCAGTACCCGGAGGTCGTGCAGGATGTGTACATCCGCCTCGCGCAGTCCGAGGTCGATGCCTTGACCGCTGCAG CTAACCGGCGACGAAGCCATGTCGTGCTTGTGATCGCCGTCGTCGCGAGTATCTCCGGCGTGCTTCTTCTTGGAGCCTTTGCCTTTTGCTGTCTCTGTTTCTGGAGAAACAGGGCGGCTGCTGAaacggcggcggccggcggcgctcGGGACGACGACGTGCTTCGATTACGGGCCAAGAAACACCCACGAGATGATCGGCGGTTCTCCGATGAGAACAAGATGAGCGGCGAGGAAGATGATCTTGACCTCCGGTTGTTCGATCTGGCGGTGATCCTGGCGGCCACGGACAACTTCGCCGCCGACAGTAAGATTGGACAAGGTGGATTTGGCCCTGTCTATCTG GGAAGGCTTGAGAATGGGCAGGAAGTGGCTGTCAAGAGGCTGTCGAGGAAATCAGCACAGGGGGTGGAGGAATTCAAGAACGAGGTGAAGCTCATAGCCAAGCTCCAGCACCGGAATCTCGTGAGGCTGCTCGGCTGCTGCACCGACGGCGACGAGAGGATGCTCGTCTACGAATTCATGCACAACAACAGCCTCGACACCTTCATATTTGGTGGTCAGATCGTCTTTGCATCTTCTTCATGCCACATTTTGA ATGGAGAAAAACGCAAGTTACTAAGATGGAACACACGCTTCGAGATCATCACAGGAATTGCACGGGGCCTGCTCTACCTCCACGAGGATTCAAGGCTCAGGATCATCCATAGGGATATGAAGGCAAGCAACGTGCTATTGGACAGAAACATGATCCCTAAAATCTCAGACTTCGGCATCGCAAGGATGTTCGGTGGTGATCAGACAACCGCATACACCTTGAAAGTCATCGGGACATA CGGCTACATGTCGCCGGAGTATGCCATGGATGGCGTGTTCTCCATGAAATCTGATATCTACAGCTTCGGTGTCATGGTGCTAGAGATCGTCACCGGCAAGAAGAACCGAGGCTTTTATGATGCCGAGCTTGATCTAAACCTCCTCGGTTAC GCGTGGACGTTGTGGAAGGAAGGCAGAAGTACTGAACTGCTTGATGAGGCGATGATGGGCAGTAGCTGCGATCACAGCCAGGTGCGGAGATGCATACAAGTTGCTCTCTTGTGTGTTGACATGAATCCTAGGAATAGGCCACTCATGTCTTCAATTGCCATGATGTTGGCCACCGAGAATGCCACGCTGCCAGAGCCAAATGAGCCTGGAGGAAACATCGGAAAGAGCACGTCGGACGGAGAATTATCCCAAACTCAAAGTGAGTTGACCGTAACTGTAACGGATACTCGGTAG